In the Desulfovermiculus halophilus DSM 18834 genome, TAATTCTATCATGCTATCTTCTTATATTTTTTTACTTTCGACAGTGGCAATAGCTTTTGTCGACAAACAGCATGATGTTTTTAAATTTTTAGTAATACTATTTACTTTAGTGTTTAGCATTTATATATATATGATCACTGTCAATAAACAAAATTTGTTACTTTTTACAGGATTTGTTTGTCAAATCTGTATTTTGTTATTGTTTCGCCAAAACTTGTCTAGTCGTTTTATGTTAAAAAAAGATAATTTTATAATATTGTTACTATTTTGTTTTTTTATCTTTTTTGTAGGCTTCTTGTTTTTTGATTCAATTTATTCAGTCCTTGACCAAGGACTTTTCAACTTTTGGAAGCAAAGACTATATTTTAATTCTATGTTAGATTTATTTAATGTTGGGAGGCTTGTCACCATTGAGAATGGAATTGAAATCATAGCAAAAAAGCCATTTTTGGGGACAGGATATGGGATGATCCATGAGTACTTATATTCTGCCAATGCGCGTCCATCAACCGTCCACAATACGCCTATTCATTTAATGGCGACATCAGGTATATTTCTAGGTTTGTTTGGTTATTTCATAATATTTATTTATTTTCCTTTTAAAATGTTTTTTTCTAGCATTCAAGATAGAGGCGGTCTGATCTTTATCATAGGCTATATATGTTTTTTTATACAATCACTATTTGAAAGTGTTATTCACAAGGAGCACTTTTATGTCTACTTATCTATGTGGATTTTGTACATCATGTATATTAACAAATTTTATAAACACAATTAAATCCATATTAATTATTGCGAATTATTTTTAGTGGTTCATCATGCATGCGTCTGTCAAATGGCAATTGACGTAGCTTTTTATTAGTCAAAAAAATCAATGTGAGTTCATTTAAGTAAAGTAAAATCTATCAATTACATGACAGGCAATAAGTTGAACATTATTCATATTTCTACAGTCCATCCAAATAATGATACTCGTATTTTTGAAAAAGAATGCAGTGGGTTAGCATCAAAAGATCATGAGGTCACCTTAATAATCCAATCTGATTGTGACGAAATACGTAACAATGTTAAAATTAAAGCATTGCCTCGATATTCAGGCAGATTGAGCAGAATTACTTTTGGCATATTAAGAGCTGCTCGAAAGGCTTTTTCTGAAAAAGGAGATATTTATCATTTACACGATCCAGAGTTACTCCCACTAGGTTTGTTGTTGAGAGTTTCTGGTCGCCGTGTTGTCTACGACATGCATGAAAACCTTCCTGAGCAGATAAGAACCAAACATTGGATTCACCCACTAATTCGAAAGCCGTTGGCTTTCTTCATAAGTTTTTTCGAACGATTGTCCTTAAATCGTATGGCAGTGGTAATGGCTGAAAAATCATATGCAGATCATTACAATTGGGTGAAACGAGGTCAAGTTGTTCTAAATTTGCCCACAGTTGATAAACTGATGCAGTTAGCAAGCTCCACTCAGAAAAATAGTTTATTAGTAGGATATATTGGCAGTATATCACAAAGTCGCGGTTTATTGACTGTAATAGAGGCCATACGAAAGATCCGCGAAGATGGTATAGCCGCTAAGTTCGAATGCATCGGTAATGTGTCCAGAGATGTTTCTACGAGCAAGGCTTACCAGCAGGGGGTAAATGAAGGTTGGATTCACTCTCCTGGGAGAATGCCTCCCAGTCAAGGCTGGGCAATGATTGCTCGTTGCCATATTGGAATAGCTCTTTTAAAACCCATTGGAAATTATATTGATTCCTATCCAACAAAAATGTTTGAATATATGGCCATGGGACTACCTGTGGTTGTTTCAGATTTTCCTCTTTACCGAGATGTAGTTGAGCGTCATCAATGTGGGTTTTGTGTTGACCCGAATGATATAGATACAATTGCTTATGTGATTCGTTTTTTTATAGAAAATCCTCAAAAATCAATTGAGATGGGTACAAGAGGTCAAAATGCTGTCAGGAGTTATTATTGCTGGAACATTGAATTGGAGAAATTAATTATATTTTACCAAGCTCTTTTAGCTTGAAAGTTGAAGCATATATATAAATATACTGTATAGCAGTTTGGAGTCAGGTGAGCCAATGCATCTGATAGTCCCTCTCCATCCCCGGAACAAAAAGCAACTCGAAATCCATGGCCTATGGCCTATGGCTTCTCACCTCTCGTTCATCGATCCCGTGGGCTGCCTGGACATGTTGGCCCTGGAGACAAACGCAGCAGTCATTGCCACAGACTCCGGCGGTGTGCAGAAAGAGGCCTATTTCCAAGGAGTGCCCTGTGTGACCCTGCGGGATGAAACTGAATGGACCGAGTTGGTGGAGGCCGGATGGAACCGGTTGGCACAGCCGGGCCAAGCAGATATTCGAGAGACAATCATAGAGTCGATAGGTCGCTTTGGCCAAGATGTGCGGCCATATGGGGAAGGACAGGCAGCGGAGTTGATTGTAACTACATTGTATGCTGGACGTATATGATGGTAGCAGTAGCAGGGAGCTTACCATAACCATGCGTTGGGAAAATAAAGCGAGGATAATGCGATTTTGTTCCTGGATTCCTTGGGGGGATAGAATATACAAGAATATTCAAAAAACCTTTGGCAGATTACAGGCCAACCCCATGTCCCGTTTGCCAGTTCAGGTCAAAATGGCAACTTGGTTGGATAATCAAGGACATGGGGTTGTGGACAAGCATTTTTTTGAAGTTGGTACTGGTCATGTTCCAGTTGCACCTATTGGATTTTTTTTGTGTGGTGCAGGTTCTGTCATGTCTGCTGATCTGCATCGGCGCATTGACTGGAGATTGACCCAACAAACTCTGGAATGGATAGCTGCCCATAGTAATGAAGTTTTAGAGCTGTATAATCAGTTAAACGGGGGGGGCATCGTCAGTGAAAGATTTTCTATTCTGCATCGCTTTCAACATGATCCCATTAAGTTTTTAAAAGAAGCAAATATAAAATACATGGCACCAATGGATGCATCAAGAACTGATTTGCCAGATAATAGTATTGACTGTCATTTTTCTATTACTGTCATGGAGCACATTCCACCTGATACTATTCAAGATATATTTATAGAAGCAAAACGTATTGTAAAGTCAACCGGTGCAGTAATTCATTTTATCGATATGAGTGATCATTTCCAACATTCTGACCCTTCAATCAGTAGAATAAATTTTTTGCAATTTTCCGAGAATGATTGGGAAAAAATAGCTGGGAATGAGTTTGCTTACTGTAATCGAATGCGTGAGAGCGATTATTTATCTTTATTTCAAAATCTGAACTTTAAGATTGATAAACTTGAAAGTCATATTGATCAAGAGTCCTTAAAATGTCTGCAGCGCTCAAACATCGTTTTGGATAGTATTTTTGAGAAGCACACATATACAGACATCTGTACTACTTCTTTGAAAGTCATGTTATCTCAACAAGTTAGCAAAGATATATAAAATGAATACGTACCCTTTTGTATCTATAATAATCCCTTGCTATAATGAAGAGAAGTACATTGGGCAATGTTTAGATTCTATATTAGCAGGTGATTATCCTTTTGATTATTTAGAGATCTTGGTTGTGGATGGTGGCAGCGCTGATAAAACTCGGGAAATAGTATCCCAGTATTCTAAAATACATCAAATTGTTAAACTAACTGATAATCCACATAGATTAAAGCCTCATGCATTAAATATTGGTATCGATTCCGCGCAAGGAGATATTGTCATCCGTATGGATGCTCATTCAAATTATGATGCGGGTTATGTATCAAAAAGTGTTTCTTATCTAAACAAATACAATGCCGATAATGTAGGAGGCATAAGGCAGACACTGCCTGGTAGCAATTCTGTCATTGGAAAATCTATAGCTATTTCCATATCCCACCCATTTGCTGCCGGCAATGCTATTTACCGGACTGGTGCCAAGGACATCAAATGGGTTGATACAGTTTTTGGTGGATGCTACCGACGGCAAATTTTTCAAGATATTGGTCTTTTTGATGAAGCTCTTGTCCGTGGACAGGACAGGGAATTTAATATCCGCCTGCAGAAAGCAGGTGGAAAAATCCTATTCGCTCCAGATATTATTTGTCATTATTTTGCGCGTGGTACCTTGCGCGGATATATCCCTTGGATTTTTTCAGCTGGTCTCACCCCTTTTTTTGTCAGCAGAATGATATCCAAAAAGATTTTTTCATGGCGCAATTTAGTTCCTTTGGCCTTCGTTTTGAGCCTGATGATTCTATCTTTGCTTTCTTTCTTTCATCCTTTCTTCCAGTGGCTTTTAGGGATTGAATTAGCAATATACATTTTTTGTTCACTTGCTGCTTCAATACCTATTGCGCATAAAGAGCGGGACTGGCGTTTCGTTTTTTCCATGCCATTTATTTTTTTCCTGACCCACTTTTTATACGGTATGGGATCATTAGTCGGTCTCATAAAACCAATTAAAAATCCAGGAGAATGGACGAAAGCATGACATATTCATTGAGCCAAGATCCTTTTGTGTATTTTCGTGGCCGTGTTGGGTTGTATGCGCTGCTTAAAGCACTCAATGTGACGTCAAACGACAAAGTGGCCATTCAAGCCTTTACATGCTTGGCAGTGCCAGAAGCTA is a window encoding:
- a CDS encoding glycosyltransferase is translated as MNIIHISTVHPNNDTRIFEKECSGLASKDHEVTLIIQSDCDEIRNNVKIKALPRYSGRLSRITFGILRAARKAFSEKGDIYHLHDPELLPLGLLLRVSGRRVVYDMHENLPEQIRTKHWIHPLIRKPLAFFISFFERLSLNRMAVVMAEKSYADHYNWVKRGQVVLNLPTVDKLMQLASSTQKNSLLVGYIGSISQSRGLLTVIEAIRKIREDGIAAKFECIGNVSRDVSTSKAYQQGVNEGWIHSPGRMPPSQGWAMIARCHIGIALLKPIGNYIDSYPTKMFEYMAMGLPVVVSDFPLYRDVVERHQCGFCVDPNDIDTIAYVIRFFIENPQKSIEMGTRGQNAVRSYYCWNIELEKLIIFYQALLA
- a CDS encoding UDP-N-acetylglucosamine 2-epimerase, translating into MHLIVPLHPRNKKQLEIHGLWPMASHLSFIDPVGCLDMLALETNAAVIATDSGGVQKEAYFQGVPCVTLRDETEWTELVEAGWNRLAQPGQADIRETIIESIGRFGQDVRPYGEGQAAELIVTTLYAGRI
- a CDS encoding glycosyltransferase family 2 protein, coding for MNTYPFVSIIIPCYNEEKYIGQCLDSILAGDYPFDYLEILVVDGGSADKTREIVSQYSKIHQIVKLTDNPHRLKPHALNIGIDSAQGDIVIRMDAHSNYDAGYVSKSVSYLNKYNADNVGGIRQTLPGSNSVIGKSIAISISHPFAAGNAIYRTGAKDIKWVDTVFGGCYRRQIFQDIGLFDEALVRGQDREFNIRLQKAGGKILFAPDIICHYFARGTLRGYIPWIFSAGLTPFFVSRMISKKIFSWRNLVPLAFVLSLMILSLLSFFHPFFQWLLGIELAIYIFCSLAASIPIAHKERDWRFVFSMPFIFFLTHFLYGMGSLVGLIKPIKNPGEWTKA
- a CDS encoding methyltransferase domain-containing protein translates to MRWENKARIMRFCSWIPWGDRIYKNIQKTFGRLQANPMSRLPVQVKMATWLDNQGHGVVDKHFFEVGTGHVPVAPIGFFLCGAGSVMSADLHRRIDWRLTQQTLEWIAAHSNEVLELYNQLNGGGIVSERFSILHRFQHDPIKFLKEANIKYMAPMDASRTDLPDNSIDCHFSITVMEHIPPDTIQDIFIEAKRIVKSTGAVIHFIDMSDHFQHSDPSISRINFLQFSENDWEKIAGNEFAYCNRMRESDYLSLFQNLNFKIDKLESHIDQESLKCLQRSNIVLDSIFEKHTYTDICTTSLKVMLSQQVSKDI